A single window of Apodemus sylvaticus chromosome 4, mApoSyl1.1, whole genome shotgun sequence DNA harbors:
- the C4H3orf80 gene encoding uncharacterized membrane protein C3orf80 homolog — MWGPGVTAEGLSVAPAPPPLLPLLLLLALALVAPSRGGGGCAELACSERERCCDSANATAVRCCKLPFHAFLDNVGWFVRKLSGLLILLVLFAIGYFLQRIICPSPRRYPRGQARPGQARPGPPGGAGPPGTAGPPDDDDDSPALLRDEVAAGSQDSLLDSGGGRGRGGGGRLPPSCVSEHELRVVSPVFLQLPSYEEVKYLPTYEESMRLQQLNPAEVVLPVSVLGRPRGGSAGDPDGDQGRFPLI; from the coding sequence ATGTGGGGTCCCGGGGTCACCGCCGAGGGCCTGTCGGTGGCTCCAGCGccaccgccgctgctgccgctgctgctgctgctggcgctGGCATTGGTGGCGCCCTCGCGGGGCGGCGGGGGCTGCGCGGAGCTGGCGTGCAGCGAGCGGGAGCGCTGCTGCGACTCGGCCAACGCCACGGCCGTGCGCTGCTGCAAGCTACCGTTCCACGCCTTCCTGGACAACGTGGGCTGGTTCGTCCGCAAGCTCTCTGGGCTGCTCATCCTGCTGGTGCTCTTCGCCATCGGCTACTTCCTGCAGCGCATCATCTGCCCCAGCCCACGCAGGTACCCGCGTGGCCAGGCGCGACCTGGCCAGGCACGACCCGGGCCTCCCGGGGGTGCCGGACCGCCGGGGACCGCGGGGCCGCCCGACGACGACGACGACTCTCCCGCTCTGCTGCGCGACGAGGTGGCCGCGGGCTCGCAGGACTCTCTGCTGGACAGTGGCGGTGGTCGGGGCCGAGGAGGTGGCGGACGCCTGCCTCCCTCCTGTGTTTCGGAGCACGAGCTGCGCGTGGTGTCACCGGTCTTTCTCCAGCTGCCCAGCTACGAGGAGGTCAAGTACCTGCCCACCTATGAGGAGTCCATGCGGCTGCAGCAGCTCAACCCTGCGGAGGTCGTGCTGCCGGTGTCGGTGCTCGGCCGCCCGCGAGGCGGCAGTGCCGGGGACCCCGACGGTGACCAGGGTCGTTTCCCGCTCATCTGA